One region of Kwoniella pini CBS 10737 chromosome 6, complete sequence genomic DNA includes:
- a CDS encoding haloacid dehalogenase, type II encodes MTLSVCFDALGTCFTLQNIISAVDEKYGEDLAKNGWGSKGFVMDWFHSAQRDYTYLSLISSPSPPIASILKTSLPLSLSSAISIPPPSESEIEGITSKLSELPAAPTLKEAMTHLVNKGAKIAIITNGAKSTTESYAAKANISDVVKKVISCDDVGLAKPHKEVYESANQVCEEFEGKEVDKRERWFVAAHLWDLVAAKKAGFKTGLVLSEFPDELVDNDKQEESLQKWYKLYGGRPDVVGKCLLEVAQMITS; translated from the exons ATGACACTATCAGTTTGTTTTGATGCTCTTGGAACCTGCTTCACTTTacaaaatatcatatcGGCTGTGGATGAAAAATATGGCGAAGACTTGGCTAAGAATGGTTGGGGAAGTAAAGGTTTCGTAATGGACTGG TTTCATTCAGCCCAACGAGACTACACG TACTTATCCCTCAtctcttcaccttctccaccaaTCGCTTCGATACTCAAAACTTCTCTTCCGTTATCACTTTCTTCAGCCATTTCTATCCCACCACCTTCCGAGTCTGAAATAGAAGGAATTACCTCGAAGCTATCGGAATTACCAGCAGCGCCGACTCTGAAAGAAGCCATGACGCATCTTGTGAATAAAGGAGCAAAAATTGCAATAATAACAAATGGTGctaaatcaacaacagAAAGCTATGCTGCAAAAGCTAATATATCAGATGTGGTGAAAAAAGTGATTAGTTGTGATGATGTTGGTTTAGCTAAACCACACAAAGAGGTTTATGAATCTGCCAATCAAGTTTGTGAAGAATTCGAAGGGAAAGAAGTAGATAAAAGGGAAAGATGGTTTGTTGCTGCTCATTTATGGGATTTAGTAGCTGCAAAGAAAGCTGG ATTTAAAACTGGCTTAGTACTTTCCGAATTTCCAGATGAATTAGTTGATAACGATaagcaagaagaaagttTACAGAAATGGTATAAATTATATGGTGGTAGACCTGATGTAGTGGGCAAGTGTTTATTGGAAGTTGCCCAGATGATCACATCATGA